The following proteins are encoded in a genomic region of Paenibacillus sp. FSL H3-0469:
- a CDS encoding CD3324 family protein — protein sequence MKYINADVILPQQLLQEIQKYMQGGMLYIPKSEGQRKRWGENSGGRSYLSARNQSIREHYASGLSVTELAEQFCLSADSIKKIVYGNKQRG from the coding sequence ATGAAATATATTAATGCAGATGTGATATTGCCGCAGCAGCTGCTGCAGGAGATTCAGAAATATATGCAGGGCGGGATGCTCTATATCCCGAAGTCCGAGGGACAGCGCAAGCGGTGGGGGGAGAATTCAGGCGGCAGATCCTACTTAAGCGCCCGGAACCAGTCCATCCGTGAGCATTATGCCAGCGGACTAAGCGTAACCGAACTGGCGGAGCAATTCTGCCTGTCAGCCGACAGCATCAAGAAGATTGTGTATGGAAACAAGCAGAGAGGATAG
- a CDS encoding phosphotransferase, whose product MKLETAARDIVLRALKAYELDWTKIEYIGQSDNITFKLETETAGKLLLRLHDERCSRAEILSELEWLRHLSGAAELVVPVGLPDSSGSYILETGNEAGNETGGEAQQLNYVTLMRWVEGEHSAGNLQDEQLYAVGVMLAGMHEAGKQFVPSAEFTRPAWGADSFRKEWDKLEKHHEVMVPEAGWKLYQAAAARIPSELNAMTPAPGSYGLIHGDLHFGNVVFAEGQPRAIDFGRCGYGYYLYDLTAALLELSAEQRRSLIRGYSSVRALEPDYERKLECFFVMIMISNYSHHISNPDELPGLREEQPYALAYLREYVNGASFLFRRIEPFVIA is encoded by the coding sequence ATGAAATTAGAAACAGCAGCAAGGGATATAGTACTGCGGGCGCTCAAGGCGTATGAATTAGATTGGACGAAGATCGAATATATTGGACAATCCGATAACATTACCTTCAAGCTAGAGACGGAAACTGCGGGGAAGCTGCTGCTGCGGCTTCATGACGAACGGTGCAGCCGGGCAGAAATTCTGTCGGAGCTGGAGTGGCTTAGGCATCTCAGCGGTGCAGCGGAGCTGGTTGTCCCTGTGGGGCTGCCCGATTCAAGCGGCAGTTATATCCTTGAGACTGGCAATGAAGCTGGCAATGAAACTGGCGGTGAAGCGCAGCAGCTTAACTATGTTACCCTGATGCGCTGGGTCGAAGGGGAGCATTCAGCGGGCAATCTGCAAGATGAACAGCTCTACGCTGTAGGGGTGATGCTGGCTGGGATGCATGAAGCGGGCAAACAGTTTGTACCCTCCGCTGAGTTCACCCGGCCGGCTTGGGGAGCGGACAGCTTCCGCAAGGAATGGGATAAGCTGGAGAAGCATCATGAGGTTATGGTCCCGGAAGCTGGGTGGAAGCTCTATCAGGCTGCCGCCGCCAGAATCCCTAGTGAACTCAATGCTATGACGCCGGCCCCCGGAAGCTATGGCCTGATTCACGGTGATCTGCACTTTGGGAACGTGGTATTCGCTGAGGGTCAGCCCCGGGCAATTGATTTCGGCCGCTGCGGCTACGGCTATTACCTCTATGATCTGACCGCGGCTCTGCTGGAGCTGTCCGCGGAGCAGCGCAGGAGCCTGATTCGGGGCTACAGCAGCGTCCGTGCGCTGGAACCTGATTATGAACGGAAGCTGGAATGCTTCTTTGTCATGATCATGATCAGTAATTACAGCCATCACATCTCTAATCCGGATGAGCTCCCCGGCTTGCGCGAAGAACAGCCGTATGCGCTGGCTTACCTTAGAGAATACGTGAACGGCGCGAGCTTTTTGTTCAGGAGAATTGAACCCTTCGTGATAGCGTGA
- a CDS encoding methyl-accepting chemotaxis protein, with the protein MKIRMKLSVMMIVVTLISTALMGIFTYTKSTGTIMNLTESSMGQMSTNKAQTIAAMIDKEKRSMQLVAGDSEIVQLLTQAGNNGLSAGNPLQNQVNVKLQGLVKDAGNLEHMFVVDLKGTAVADSDTKLVGANFSDRNYTKNVLKTGLPVISETLKSKSTGAYILAFVHPVMSGENMIGFVASAVRADSLVTYLADAKVAGAPSSYAYLVDETGNTLYHPDGKKIGSLVENESIKAVVERVKAGESVADGIVEYTFNGAKKKAAYTVLPETKWTLVLTGDVDEVLQPVSEMTNFIMLLGLGSLLLTLLIGTTVATRISSPIIKLTELVNRTAELDLKYDNQYEYLTKSKDETGTIAKAMFHTRAALREMAGSLIAISSKVLDNAETLEKLSNEVRENAHDNSATTEQLSAGMEETAASTEEMTAAIHEVQNFVSMITSKVKEGSGLSSQITERALALQHDAVTSTGNAKQIYSSVRSEMQKAIEQSGAIHEINVLADTILSITSQTNLLALNAAIEAARAGEAGRGFAVVAGEIRKLAEKSSETAAGIQEVVKNVYSSVEQMKEHSEAVLTFIDRNVLGDYERLTEVGHKYNSDASTINELMSQFEESADHLNETVSSIAIAVNEVAATVNEGAVGVQDIAEKTADIVEKTFHEATMADENTQSAKEMQQLVERFKI; encoded by the coding sequence ATGAAGATTCGTATGAAGCTATCGGTTATGATGATTGTCGTTACACTTATTTCTACAGCATTAATGGGGATTTTTACGTACACCAAATCTACAGGAACCATCATGAATCTTACTGAATCTTCCATGGGACAGATGAGCACCAATAAAGCGCAGACCATTGCCGCCATGATTGATAAAGAGAAGCGTAGTATGCAGCTGGTAGCCGGGGATAGCGAGATTGTACAGCTTTTGACGCAGGCAGGAAATAACGGACTCAGCGCCGGAAATCCCCTGCAGAATCAAGTGAATGTGAAGCTTCAGGGTCTGGTGAAGGATGCAGGCAACCTGGAGCATATGTTTGTGGTTGATCTGAAGGGAACGGCGGTGGCGGATAGCGATACCAAGCTGGTCGGCGCCAACTTCAGCGACAGAAATTATACGAAGAATGTCTTGAAGACCGGGTTGCCTGTAATCAGCGAGACGCTGAAATCCAAGTCCACAGGGGCTTATATTCTGGCTTTTGTCCATCCGGTGATGAGCGGTGAGAATATGATCGGGTTCGTCGCTTCGGCAGTCCGGGCGGACAGTCTGGTGACTTATCTGGCAGATGCCAAGGTGGCGGGTGCACCTTCCTCTTATGCTTACCTGGTGGATGAAACGGGGAATACGCTGTATCATCCCGACGGGAAGAAAATAGGTTCACTGGTGGAGAACGAATCTATCAAAGCCGTGGTTGAGCGGGTGAAGGCGGGGGAGAGCGTTGCGGATGGCATTGTGGAATATACCTTCAACGGGGCTAAGAAAAAAGCTGCCTACACCGTGCTCCCGGAGACGAAATGGACTCTGGTGCTGACCGGAGATGTGGACGAGGTGCTGCAGCCGGTGAGCGAGATGACGAATTTCATTATGCTGCTCGGCCTGGGAAGCCTGCTGCTCACTCTGCTGATCGGGACTACAGTGGCTACCCGGATCTCCTCACCGATTATCAAGCTCACGGAGCTGGTTAACCGCACGGCGGAGCTGGATCTCAAGTATGATAATCAATATGAATATTTGACTAAAAGTAAAGACGAGACAGGAACCATCGCCAAGGCAATGTTCCATACCCGCGCGGCGCTGCGTGAGATGGCCGGCAGTCTGATTGCCATCTCCTCCAAGGTGCTGGACAATGCCGAGACGCTGGAGAAGCTGTCGAACGAAGTCAGAGAGAATGCGCATGATAACTCAGCCACTACCGAGCAGTTGTCGGCAGGTATGGAGGAGACAGCGGCTTCTACTGAGGAGATGACGGCGGCCATTCACGAGGTTCAGAACTTTGTCAGCATGATCACCAGCAAGGTAAAAGAAGGCTCCGGCTTATCCAGCCAGATTACGGAGCGGGCCCTGGCCCTTCAGCATGATGCGGTGACCTCCACCGGGAACGCGAAGCAGATCTATAGCTCGGTCCGCAGTGAAATGCAGAAGGCTATCGAGCAATCGGGAGCGATCCACGAGATCAACGTGCTGGCAGATACGATTCTCTCGATTACCAGCCAGACCAATCTGCTGGCCCTGAACGCAGCAATTGAAGCTGCACGTGCGGGTGAGGCAGGCCGGGGCTTCGCCGTGGTCGCCGGTGAGATCCGCAAGCTGGCCGAGAAGTCCTCCGAGACGGCGGCCGGCATTCAGGAGGTGGTTAAGAATGTCTATTCCTCCGTAGAGCAGATGAAGGAGCATTCTGAAGCCGTGCTGACGTTCATTGACCGCAATGTGCTGGGCGATTATGAGCGCCTGACCGAGGTCGGCCATAAGTATAACAGTGATGCTTCCACGATTAACGAGCTTATGAGCCAGTTCGAGGAGTCAGCCGATCATCTGAACGAGACCGTCTCCAGCATCGCTATCGCTGTCAATGAAGTGGCGGCTACTGTGAACGAGGGAGCTGTCGGCGTGCAGGATATTGCGGAGAAGACGGCCGATATTGTGGAGAAGACCTTCCATGAAGCCACCATGGCGGATGAGAATACGCAGAGTGCCAAGGAGATGCAGCAACTGGTAGAGAGATTCAAAATCTAA